The following proteins are co-located in the Myxocyprinus asiaticus isolate MX2 ecotype Aquarium Trade chromosome 18, UBuf_Myxa_2, whole genome shotgun sequence genome:
- the ompa gene encoding olfactory marker protein a: MGSEMELTFTEDLQLTEVMRLRVQSLQQKSQKRQDGERLLLPHEAVYRLDFSEQELTFSHWNVTLQGTGRFTVTGISQLWTPDLTNLMTRQLLEPIGQFWRNAGDPEDLPIKCLEADIQEFGERIAELAKVRKVMYFLFAYKEGAEKEKISCSLVFKKNE, translated from the coding sequence ATGGGTTCAGAAATGGAGTTGACCTTCACCGAAGACCTCCAACTGACTGAGGTGATGCGTTTGAGGGTGCAGTCGCTGCAGCAGAAAAGCCAAAAGAGGCAGGACGGTGAGAGGTTGCTCCTGCCTCATGAAGCAGTCTACCGCTTGGACTTCAGTGAACAGGAGTTGACGTTCTCACACTGGAATGTGACCCTGCAAGGGACAGGACGTTTCACGGTGACGGGCATCTCACAGCTCTGGACGCCTGACCTGACCAACCTGATGACCAGACAGCTGCTGGAACCCATCGGCCAGTTCTGGAGGAACGCTGGTGATCCAGAAGATTTGCCAATCAAATGCTTGGAAGCAGACATTCAAGAGTTCGGAGAGAGGATAGCAGAGCTGGCCAAGGTGCGGAAGGTGATGTACTTCCTGTTCGCCTACAAGGAGGGAGCAGAAAAAGAGAAGATCTCCTGCTCGCTGGTCTTCAAGAAAAATGAGTAA